One genomic segment of Hymenobacter psoromatis includes these proteins:
- a CDS encoding endonuclease III domain-containing protein: MQSALDKALADHRILDDFYGRVPPAPRRPPMRELISTLLSHRTTHADEELAYDRMLEAFGDWEGVLRAPLEELIHAIRTTRWPATQAPRIQDILGRIKAETGGSFSLDFLADWPTERAMQWLTDMPGIGLKTASLVLLFNFRKPVLPVDAHVHRVMQRLGVLGPKVSVEKAHLMLLDLLKPVLDPEELFNFHKHNYWHGQQICFFQKPNCPRCPLKSFCAYYEEHYGAPTPAALADTPAHWDSAAWGKLPH; encoded by the coding sequence GTGCAATCCGCGCTCGACAAGGCCTTGGCCGACCACCGCATCCTGGATGACTTTTACGGCCGGGTGCCGCCCGCGCCGCGCCGCCCGCCCATGCGCGAGCTGATTTCGACGCTACTCTCGCACCGCACTACCCACGCCGATGAGGAGCTGGCCTACGACCGGATGCTGGAAGCCTTTGGCGACTGGGAGGGCGTGCTGCGCGCGCCGCTGGAGGAATTGATTCACGCCATCCGCACCACGCGCTGGCCGGCCACGCAGGCCCCGCGCATCCAGGATATTCTGGGCCGCATCAAGGCCGAGACGGGGGGTAGCTTTTCGCTCGATTTCCTGGCCGACTGGCCCACTGAGCGCGCCATGCAGTGGCTCACCGACATGCCCGGCATTGGCCTGAAGACGGCCTCGCTAGTGCTGCTCTTCAACTTTCGCAAGCCCGTGCTACCCGTCGATGCCCACGTGCACCGCGTGATGCAGCGCCTGGGCGTGCTCGGCCCCAAGGTATCGGTAGAGAAGGCCCACCTGATGCTACTCGACCTGCTTAAGCCCGTGCTGGACCCCGAGGAACTGTTCAATTTTCACAAGCATAACTACTGGCACGGCCAGCAAATCTGCTTTTTTCAGAAGCCTAACTGCCCGCGCTGCCCGCTCAAAAGCTTCTGTGCTTATTACGAGGAACACTACGGTGCGCCTACCCCCGCCGCGCTGGCCGATACGCCCGCCCACTGGGACAGCGCTGCCTGGGGCAAGCTGCCGCATTAA
- a CDS encoding radical SAM protein, giving the protein MRLVRHPVLCNYYVTYRCNAKCAFCDIWEKPSPYITLADVEANLRDLKQLGVKVIDFTGGEPLLHRQLPEFLALARRLGFITTVTTNGLLYPKNAEKLRGLVDMLHFSLDSADRATHDRGRGVACYDFVLESIRVAKELGERPDVLFTVFRHNLADLEAVYRDITRPNGLVLILNPAFEYGDVDAGGQLSAAELDYLSAFGRKKGVYLNEGFIALRRDGGNHVAAPVCRAASTTLVISPSNELVLPCYHLGEQTFPIEGRLFDLYQAPETQRLAALEGRLPACEGCTINCYMQPSFAVETSKYFWQALPSTLKYNWEKGTWKRLLTT; this is encoded by the coding sequence ATGCGCCTCGTTCGCCACCCCGTCCTCTGCAATTACTACGTCACGTACCGCTGCAATGCGAAGTGCGCGTTTTGCGACATTTGGGAAAAGCCCTCGCCCTACATCACGCTGGCCGACGTGGAGGCCAACTTGCGCGACCTCAAGCAGCTGGGTGTTAAGGTCATTGACTTCACGGGCGGTGAGCCGCTGCTGCACCGGCAGCTACCCGAGTTTCTGGCGCTGGCCCGGCGGCTGGGCTTCATCACTACCGTGACGACCAACGGCCTGCTCTACCCTAAAAATGCCGAAAAACTGCGCGGTCTGGTGGACATGCTGCACTTTTCGCTCGACTCGGCTGACCGCGCCACCCACGACCGCGGGCGGGGGGTAGCGTGCTACGATTTCGTGCTCGAAAGCATCCGCGTGGCGAAGGAGCTGGGCGAGCGGCCCGACGTGCTATTCACTGTCTTTCGTCACAACCTGGCCGACTTGGAAGCCGTGTACCGCGACATTACGCGACCTAACGGCTTGGTGCTAATTTTAAACCCCGCGTTTGAGTACGGCGACGTGGACGCCGGCGGGCAGCTGAGCGCCGCCGAGCTGGACTACCTCTCGGCTTTTGGCAGGAAGAAGGGCGTGTATTTGAATGAAGGTTTCATTGCGCTGCGGCGCGACGGCGGCAACCACGTGGCTGCGCCGGTGTGCCGGGCGGCCAGCACCACGCTCGTTATCTCGCCCAGCAACGAGCTGGTGCTCCCCTGCTACCACCTCGGCGAGCAAACATTCCCCATCGAGGGCCGCCTCTTCGACCTTTATCAGGCCCCTGAAACCCAGCGCCTGGCCGCCCTCGAAGGCCGCCTACCCGCCTGCGAAGGCTGCACCATCAATTGCTACATGCAGCCCAGTTTCGCGGTTGAAACCAGCAAGTATTTCTGGCAAGCATTGCCTAGCACGTTGAAATACAATTGGGAAAAAGGCACCTGGAAACGACTACTGACGACGTAG
- the polA gene encoding DNA polymerase I — MSEPTAAPAKKLFLLDAFALIYRSHFAFAKNPRINSKGMNTGAVLGFTNTLVEVLLKEKPTHIGVCFDAGKTFRHEKDENYKANRQAMPEDIGIAIPYIKQVVDAFRIPILLQAGFEADDVIGTLAQRAEAAGFEVFMMTPDKDYCQLVTEHIKIYRPAFMGNAAEVLDVAHVLARFEIERTEQVIDILGLQGDASDNIPGIPGIGEKTAKALIKQFGSVENLIANSDQLKGKQQENVRNFAEQGLLSKELATIHVNVPIDFEPDKLLLEAPDAERLRTLFEELEFRQLAVRVLGTDAAPGGSRPPAGPVGRGARRPKVAAPAGQGSLFGEGSAAVVIAAENGEFLPGEAGQEYHGTTKTLADVPHNYHLVDTPELRKSLLGFLLQQAEVSFDTETTGLNTMTARLVGLSFSWLAGEAYYVPVPQDDTAQALVEEFCPFFESTILKIGQNIKYDLLMLKNYRVRVNGPFFDTMLAHYLIEPDMRHNMDVLAETYLHYTPVPITDLIGPKGKNQKTMADLDPAAVSDYACEDADVTLQLRHVFEPMLKDLGLLELLNEVENPLVPVLADVEFAGVKIDSAAMTEYSAELQGYVQELETQIYREAGQEFNIGSPKQLGEVLFDKMDVGRGKIKKTKTGQYATGEEILSQLAADNPIAGLILEYRQLSKLRSTYVEALPQLVSPVDGRVHTSFNQAVTATGRLSSTNPNLQNIPIRTEKGREIRKAFVPRDAGHLLLAADYSQVELRIMADFSGDKTMIEAFRLGQDVHASTASKVFHVPLNEVDGEMRRKAKTVNFGIIYGISAFGLAQRIGISRKEATDIIETYFQEFPSVKQFMDDSINRARELEYAETLLKRRRYLRDINSRNATLRGYTERNAINAPIQGTAADIIKMAMINIHDWLEKERLGTKMILQVHDELVFDAVREEVDYITPKIRELMTQALLLPRGVPLEVEVGVGDNWLKAH, encoded by the coding sequence ATGTCTGAACCCACCGCCGCGCCCGCCAAAAAGCTGTTTCTGCTCGACGCTTTTGCCCTGATTTACCGCTCGCACTTCGCCTTTGCCAAGAACCCGCGCATCAACTCGAAGGGGATGAATACGGGGGCCGTGCTGGGCTTCACCAACACGCTGGTGGAGGTGCTGCTCAAGGAAAAGCCCACTCACATCGGCGTGTGCTTCGATGCCGGCAAGACCTTCCGGCACGAGAAGGATGAGAACTACAAGGCCAACCGCCAGGCCATGCCCGAGGATATTGGCATTGCCATCCCCTACATCAAGCAGGTGGTGGACGCGTTCCGCATCCCCATTCTGCTGCAAGCTGGCTTCGAGGCTGACGACGTAATTGGCACGCTGGCGCAACGGGCAGAAGCGGCTGGCTTCGAGGTGTTTATGATGACGCCCGACAAGGACTACTGCCAGCTCGTGACGGAGCACATCAAAATATACCGGCCCGCCTTTATGGGCAATGCCGCCGAGGTGCTCGACGTGGCGCACGTGCTGGCTCGCTTCGAGATTGAGCGTACCGAGCAGGTCATTGATATTCTGGGCCTGCAGGGCGACGCGAGCGATAATATTCCCGGCATTCCGGGCATCGGCGAGAAGACGGCCAAGGCACTCATCAAGCAGTTCGGCTCGGTCGAAAACCTGATTGCCAACTCTGACCAGCTCAAGGGTAAGCAGCAGGAAAACGTGCGCAACTTCGCCGAGCAGGGTCTTTTGAGTAAGGAATTAGCGACGATTCATGTTAACGTGCCGATTGACTTTGAGCCAGATAAGCTCCTGCTGGAAGCGCCCGACGCCGAGCGTCTGCGGACGCTGTTTGAGGAATTAGAATTCCGGCAATTGGCCGTGCGGGTGCTGGGCACCGACGCGGCACCGGGGGGTAGCCGCCCGCCGGCCGGGCCAGTGGGCCGCGGGGCGCGGCGGCCGAAAGTAGCGGCCCCGGCGGGCCAGGGCTCACTGTTTGGCGAGGGTAGCGCGGCAGTCGTCATCGCGGCCGAAAACGGTGAATTTCTGCCTGGCGAGGCGGGCCAGGAATACCACGGCACGACCAAAACGCTGGCCGACGTGCCCCATAATTACCACCTGGTAGACACGCCGGAGTTGCGTAAGTCGCTGCTGGGCTTCCTGTTGCAGCAGGCGGAAGTGAGCTTCGACACCGAAACCACCGGGCTGAATACCATGACGGCGCGGCTGGTGGGCCTGAGCTTCAGCTGGCTCGCGGGCGAGGCGTACTACGTACCCGTGCCGCAGGACGACACCGCGCAGGCGCTGGTGGAGGAGTTCTGCCCGTTTTTCGAGAGTACTATTCTAAAAATCGGGCAGAATATCAAGTACGACCTGCTGATGCTTAAGAACTACCGGGTGCGCGTGAACGGGCCGTTCTTCGACACCATGCTGGCGCACTACCTCATCGAGCCCGACATGCGCCACAACATGGACGTGCTGGCCGAAACCTACCTGCACTATACGCCGGTGCCCATCACGGACCTCATCGGCCCCAAGGGCAAGAACCAGAAAACGATGGCCGACCTCGACCCGGCCGCCGTCAGCGACTACGCCTGCGAGGATGCTGACGTGACCTTGCAGTTGCGCCACGTCTTCGAGCCGATGCTCAAGGACCTGGGCCTGCTGGAGCTGCTGAATGAAGTCGAAAACCCACTGGTGCCGGTGCTGGCCGACGTGGAATTTGCGGGCGTGAAGATTGACTCAGCGGCCATGACCGAGTACTCGGCCGAGCTGCAAGGTTACGTGCAGGAGCTGGAAACGCAGATTTACCGCGAAGCGGGCCAGGAGTTCAACATCGGCTCGCCCAAGCAGCTCGGCGAAGTGCTATTTGACAAAATGGACGTCGGGCGCGGCAAAATCAAGAAAACCAAGACCGGCCAGTACGCCACCGGCGAGGAAATCCTGAGCCAGCTGGCGGCCGATAACCCCATTGCGGGCCTCATCCTGGAATACCGCCAGCTCAGCAAGCTGCGCAGCACCTACGTGGAGGCCCTACCCCAGCTCGTGAGCCCCGTCGATGGCCGCGTGCACACGAGCTTCAACCAGGCCGTGACGGCCACCGGGCGCTTATCCAGCACCAACCCGAACCTGCAAAACATCCCTATCCGCACCGAGAAGGGCCGCGAAATCCGCAAGGCCTTCGTGCCGCGCGATGCCGGCCACCTGCTGCTGGCCGCCGACTACTCGCAGGTGGAGCTGCGCATCATGGCCGATTTTTCGGGTGATAAAACCATGATTGAAGCCTTCCGGCTGGGCCAGGACGTGCACGCCAGCACCGCCAGCAAGGTATTCCATGTGCCTTTGAACGAAGTAGATGGCGAGATGCGCCGCAAGGCCAAGACCGTGAACTTCGGCATTATCTACGGCATCTCGGCGTTTGGCCTGGCCCAGCGCATCGGCATCAGCCGCAAGGAAGCCACCGATATTATCGAGACCTATTTCCAGGAATTCCCGAGCGTGAAGCAGTTCATGGACGACAGCATCAACCGCGCCCGCGAGCTGGAATACGCCGAAACCCTGCTCAAGCGCCGCCGCTACCTGCGCGACATCAACTCGCGCAACGCTACGCTGCGCGGCTACACCGAGCGCAACGCCATCAACGCCCCCATCCAGGGCACGGCCGCCGACATCATCAAAATGGCGATGATAAACATCCACGACTGGCTGGAAAAAGAGCGCCTCGGCACCAAAATGATACTGCAAGTGCACGACGAACTCGTGTTCGACGCCGTGCGCGAAGAAGTGGACTACATCACCCCCAAAATCCGCGAGTTGATGACCCAGGCGCTGCTGCTACCCCGCGGCGTGCCGCTCGAAGTGGAGGTGGGGGTAGGGGACAACTGGCTGAAGGCGCATTAA
- a CDS encoding S41 family peptidase: MKKLLSLLLWLPLLGCAQAPTNCGCAQNFVAMRQLIETNYSGYRDKVTTTTRPRLDSLTAAIRAQADTAHAGNCGVVLYKWLLFFHDKHMALQNNSALRLDSAAIRAQYTATERLPWTRASFRQYLNDPARPKQPLEGIWLDGSGGGYVVGIVASGPAQYKGFVLKADSLYWLPGQVKFAFANPEAGPATARYYMRDHSVENRPVRVVRDGELNINGPWYRTYPRPVAVPPGAAPLSFQMLDDTTALYQIGSFGDEYRPRIDSITKANAANLARTKLLILDVRNNGGGSDGSYRSLAPYLYTGPVQETGIELWSTALNNSKYSGQLYPNMTPQEKKKYANRRKKLDARQGQFVNPDGKKEFSVFRVKRSQQHPALKRVAVLQNRYSGSTTEQFLLLARQSQKTTLFGENSYGTLDYSNLQFAELPCYKLRLGWPTSRSFRVKRGEIIDNVGIAPTVRLNPAAPNMTEQVRAWYRIRK, translated from the coding sequence ATGAAAAAACTACTGTCTCTGCTGCTTTGGCTGCCTTTGCTAGGTTGCGCCCAAGCTCCCACCAATTGCGGCTGCGCCCAAAATTTTGTGGCGATGCGGCAATTAATTGAAACTAACTACTCCGGCTACCGCGACAAGGTAACGACCACCACCCGGCCTCGGCTCGACTCACTCACGGCCGCCATCCGGGCGCAGGCCGATACGGCGCACGCGGGCAATTGTGGGGTAGTGCTGTACAAGTGGCTGTTATTTTTTCACGATAAACACATGGCCTTGCAAAACAACAGCGCTTTGCGCCTGGATTCGGCAGCCATTCGGGCGCAGTACACCGCTACGGAGCGCCTGCCCTGGACGCGGGCCAGCTTCCGCCAGTACCTCAACGACCCGGCGCGGCCTAAGCAGCCGCTGGAAGGCATTTGGCTTGACGGGAGCGGCGGCGGCTACGTGGTAGGCATCGTGGCCTCGGGACCCGCTCAGTATAAAGGCTTTGTGCTGAAAGCCGATAGCCTGTACTGGCTGCCAGGGCAGGTGAAATTTGCGTTTGCCAACCCCGAGGCCGGCCCGGCTACCGCCCGCTACTATATGCGCGACCACAGCGTGGAAAACCGCCCGGTGCGTGTGGTGCGCGACGGGGAACTGAACATCAATGGGCCGTGGTACCGCACCTACCCCCGCCCGGTAGCCGTGCCGCCGGGGGCTGCCCCACTCAGCTTTCAAATGCTGGACGATACCACGGCCCTCTACCAAATTGGCTCGTTCGGCGACGAGTACCGCCCGCGCATTGACAGCATTACGAAGGCCAATGCCGCGAATCTGGCCCGCACGAAACTCCTGATTCTAGACGTGCGCAACAACGGCGGCGGCTCGGATGGCAGCTACCGCTCGCTCGCACCCTACCTCTATACCGGCCCGGTGCAGGAAACCGGAATTGAGTTATGGTCTACGGCCCTGAACAACAGCAAATACAGCGGCCAACTCTACCCCAACATGACCCCGCAGGAGAAAAAGAAATACGCTAACCGGCGCAAGAAGCTCGATGCCCGGCAGGGCCAGTTTGTTAATCCTGATGGCAAAAAAGAATTCTCGGTTTTTCGGGTGAAGCGGAGCCAGCAGCACCCCGCGTTAAAACGGGTAGCCGTGCTGCAAAACCGCTATTCGGGCAGCACCACCGAGCAGTTTTTGCTGCTGGCCCGCCAGAGCCAAAAAACGACGCTGTTTGGCGAAAATTCCTACGGCACGCTTGACTATTCCAACCTACAATTCGCGGAGCTACCCTGCTACAAACTGCGTCTGGGCTGGCCCACTTCCCGTAGCTTCCGGGTTAAGCGCGGCGAGATAATTGACAACGTGGGCATCGCGCCCACCGTGCGCCTCAACCCCGCCGCCCCCAACATGACAGAGCAGGTCCGCGCCTGGTACCGGATACGGAAATAA
- a CDS encoding serine hydrolase domain-containing protein, producing MKKLLLLLLAVLPTLPAHAQHAAELATLMQRHQVPGMQLVYTHGPRTQTYSLGVREAGTSQPVMDATIFEAASLGKEMLAYVALRLLDRHLLDLDKPLLQYAPYPRLQGQARAARITARMVLAHTAGLPNWSQNPTSPGWETSALVLKYAPDSCWNYSGEGYTFLQKTLEHITGKPWETLATEEIFKPLGLKNSSFQWRASFANAASAGHDSAGKPTPIDHFTEPNAGFTLYSTATDYSRFLQALRTGEGLRPATAQLLRTPATPADRCGQPTTATDPYIAWACGVGLATTSRGLAQWQWGDNGNFKGFFMTLPGQQESVLIFTNSANGPELVEEVLTLFFGAGEYRAPQWLRE from the coding sequence ATGAAAAAGCTCCTCCTTCTACTACTGGCTGTCCTGCCAACCTTACCGGCCCACGCGCAGCACGCCGCCGAGCTGGCTACTCTAATGCAGCGCCACCAGGTGCCGGGAATGCAGCTTGTGTACACCCACGGCCCGCGCACGCAGACGTACAGCCTGGGCGTGCGCGAGGCCGGCACGAGCCAGCCCGTTATGGACGCTACTATCTTTGAGGCGGCTTCGCTGGGCAAGGAAATGCTGGCCTACGTGGCCCTGCGCCTGCTCGACCGCCACCTGCTCGACCTCGACAAGCCGCTGCTGCAATATGCTCCCTACCCCCGCCTGCAAGGCCAGGCGCGGGCCGCCCGCATCACGGCGCGCATGGTGCTGGCGCACACGGCCGGCCTGCCTAACTGGTCCCAGAACCCGACGAGCCCCGGCTGGGAAACCTCGGCCTTGGTCCTGAAATACGCCCCCGATAGCTGCTGGAACTACTCAGGCGAGGGCTACACGTTTTTACAGAAAACGCTGGAGCATATCACTGGCAAGCCGTGGGAAACACTGGCTACGGAAGAGATATTCAAGCCGCTCGGGCTGAAAAACAGCAGCTTTCAGTGGCGCGCGTCGTTTGCCAACGCGGCCAGTGCCGGCCACGATAGCGCGGGCAAACCTACCCCCATCGACCACTTTACGGAGCCCAACGCGGGGTTTACCCTCTACTCCACTGCCACCGACTATAGCCGGTTTTTGCAAGCACTGCGCACGGGCGAGGGCTTGCGGCCGGCCACTGCCCAACTGCTACGCACGCCCGCTACCCCGGCCGACCGGTGCGGGCAGCCCACCACCGCCACCGACCCCTACATTGCCTGGGCGTGCGGGGTAGGGCTGGCCACCACCAGCCGGGGGCTGGCGCAGTGGCAATGGGGTGATAACGGCAACTTCAAGGGATTCTTTATGACCCTGCCTGGCCAGCAAGAAAGCGTGTTGATTTTCACCAACAGCGCTAACGGACCTGAGCTGGTGGAGGAGGTGCTGACGCTGTTCTTCGGGGCGGGTGAGTACCGGGCCCCGCAGTGGCTGCGGGAATGA
- a CDS encoding glycoside hydrolase family 97 protein has product MPTRYLLLLAAWLLATSAFAQKALTLRSPDGQLTYRLRLTPQAPEYDVTFHGKPVVEASPLGLVFQAGGAWGAGLTQLSARQTAVDEHYSLPVGKASRVRNHYRQLTVALREKAGVGRPVNLVVRAYDDGLAFRYEFPKSEKQTDYVLTDENSTFRLAGNPTVLTLFRENYTTSHEGFYSRLPLSKVRADTLMDMPTLFEYPGGPYLAITEAALRDYASMYLAKHEGVLMSRLSPLPGQTAVKVRAALPHRSPWRVLLLGQRVGTLLESNIITSLNDPPTQDFSWLKPGKSAFHWWNGDISPDTTFAPGRSFEFNQYYIDFCASHGIDYHTVIGYGNSAWYQNDGEGYSPGPHTDITKPVPGLDMQRIGDYAKSKGVGLRVWVHWQPFYAQLDKALAQFQTWGVQGMMVDFLDRDDQQMIQMQEEMLRKAAAHHIHIQFHGAAKPTGLSRTYPNELTREGTFNYENNKWGPAITPDHDLNMPFTRLLAGPTDYHLGGFRAVPPAQFRVQYTRPLMIGTRAHMLAMYVVLESYLGMVCDYPAAYEGQPGFEFIRALPTVWDETRVPLAEVSQYVCIARRQGTDWFVGALTNSQARSLSLKLDFLPPGQYEATLWADAADVATEPNHLLKKTLTVSRETTLPLALAAGGGQVLTLRRLP; this is encoded by the coding sequence ATGCCTACCCGTTACCTCTTGCTGCTGGCCGCCTGGCTACTGGCTACCAGCGCCTTCGCCCAAAAAGCACTGACGCTCCGCTCGCCCGATGGGCAGCTGACGTACCGCCTGCGCCTCACGCCGCAAGCGCCGGAGTACGACGTAACCTTTCACGGCAAGCCCGTGGTAGAGGCGTCGCCGCTGGGGCTGGTGTTCCAGGCGGGCGGGGCCTGGGGCGCGGGGCTGACGCAGCTGAGCGCCCGCCAAACCGCGGTGGATGAGCACTATAGCCTGCCGGTGGGCAAGGCCAGCCGGGTGCGCAACCACTACCGGCAGCTGACCGTGGCCCTGCGCGAAAAAGCGGGGGTAGGGCGGCCGGTGAACCTGGTGGTGCGGGCCTACGACGACGGGCTGGCGTTCCGCTACGAGTTTCCCAAGTCGGAAAAGCAGACTGACTACGTACTAACCGATGAGAATTCGACCTTCCGGCTGGCCGGTAATCCCACAGTGCTAACGCTGTTTCGGGAAAATTATACGACCTCGCACGAGGGATTTTATAGTCGGCTGCCTTTGAGCAAAGTACGGGCCGACACCCTCATGGATATGCCCACGCTGTTTGAGTACCCCGGCGGGCCCTACCTGGCCATTACCGAGGCGGCGCTGCGCGACTACGCCAGTATGTACCTGGCTAAGCACGAAGGGGTTTTGATGAGCCGGCTCTCGCCGCTGCCGGGCCAGACGGCCGTGAAAGTGCGGGCCGCGCTGCCGCACCGCTCGCCCTGGCGGGTGCTGCTGCTGGGCCAGCGGGTAGGGACGCTGCTGGAGTCCAATATCATCACCAGCCTCAACGACCCGCCCACGCAGGATTTTAGCTGGCTGAAGCCGGGCAAGAGCGCCTTCCACTGGTGGAACGGCGATATCTCGCCCGATACCACGTTCGCGCCCGGCCGCAGCTTCGAGTTCAACCAGTATTACATTGATTTCTGCGCCAGCCACGGCATTGACTACCACACGGTTATCGGCTACGGCAACTCGGCGTGGTACCAGAACGACGGCGAGGGCTACTCCCCCGGCCCGCACACCGACATCACGAAGCCCGTGCCGGGGCTGGATATGCAGCGCATCGGCGACTATGCCAAAAGCAAGGGGGTAGGGCTGCGGGTGTGGGTGCACTGGCAGCCATTTTACGCGCAGCTGGATAAGGCGCTGGCGCAGTTTCAGACCTGGGGCGTGCAGGGCATGATGGTCGATTTTCTGGACCGCGACGACCAGCAGATGATTCAGATGCAGGAAGAAATGCTGCGCAAAGCCGCCGCGCACCACATCCACATTCAGTTTCACGGCGCGGCCAAGCCCACCGGCCTGTCGCGCACCTATCCCAATGAGCTGACCCGCGAGGGCACTTTCAACTACGAAAATAATAAGTGGGGACCGGCCATCACCCCCGACCACGACCTCAACATGCCCTTTACGCGGTTGCTGGCCGGGCCCACCGATTACCACCTGGGCGGCTTCCGGGCGGTGCCACCGGCGCAGTTTCGGGTGCAGTACACCCGGCCGCTGATGATTGGCACGCGCGCCCACATGCTGGCCATGTACGTGGTGCTGGAAAGCTACCTGGGCATGGTCTGCGACTATCCCGCCGCCTACGAGGGCCAGCCGGGCTTCGAGTTTATTCGGGCCCTACCCACCGTGTGGGACGAAACCCGCGTGCCGCTGGCCGAAGTATCGCAGTACGTGTGCATCGCCCGCCGCCAAGGGACGGATTGGTTCGTGGGCGCGCTCACCAACAGCCAGGCCCGCAGCCTTTCTTTGAAACTCGATTTCCTACCCCCCGGCCAGTACGAAGCCACCCTGTGGGCCGACGCCGCGGACGTGGCCACGGAGCCCAACCATTTGCTGAAGAAAACGCTGACCGTGAGCCGCGAAACTACGCTGCCGCTGGCGCTGGCGGCGGGCGGCGGGCAGGTGCTGACGCTGCGTCGGCTGCCGTAA